One segment of Spirochaetota bacterium DNA contains the following:
- the nusB gene encoding transcription antitermination factor NusB → MGHRRKAREYALQALYMYETVRTDVEELADLKWVDRDIPDDIREFSVSLIRGSLENLETIDGLIIRHSKNWKFERLSAVDKSILRISIYALLYVPDIPVIVTIDEGIELGKLYGGESSGQFINGILDAIKRTELKREDAHEREPNGKK, encoded by the coding sequence ATGGGACACCGGCGCAAGGCACGCGAGTACGCGCTTCAGGCGCTGTACATGTATGAAACGGTGCGGACCGACGTCGAAGAGCTCGCCGATCTTAAATGGGTCGACCGGGACATCCCGGACGATATTCGCGAATTCTCCGTTTCGCTCATCCGCGGATCGCTGGAAAACCTCGAGACGATCGACGGGCTCATCATACGGCATTCGAAGAACTGGAAATTCGAGCGCCTGAGCGCGGTGGATAAATCCATTCTCAGGATCTCCATCTACGCGCTCCTGTACGTTCCCGACATACCCGTGATCGTTACCATCGACGAGGGGATAGAGCTCGGCAAGCTGTACGGCGGGGAAAGCTCGGGGCAGTTTATCAACGGCATTCTTGACGCGATAAAGAGAACGGAGCTGAAACGGGAGGACGCGCACGAGCGTGAGCCCAACGGGAAAAAGTAG
- a CDS encoding tetratricopeptide repeat protein gives MSPTGKSRFTMAPDDPGDDLIDPADIRRNRINLSPEERRRRLKPAIIVAGVTLLAVGAILLVTAVIKKPQLFSPKDKDKRVSDDAVFSGGDKAELPDGRYENTNLRRGIESYRKGYFKDALAEFSEAVESDASDEEKAVALTYSGIIYDEKGEAAKAIELYNRAIRYDRKNPLIYRNLALAYRHKKDYEKAGEAAEKAVDADSKSVKNRILLGNIQFEKGNFKDAAKEFETVLDMESDNPAALYNLGMTLFKKGDEASAIEYFKRAGTADRIGEIARLAYGKLGVIYTERRDYDQAEKFLSLATNIAPKDPVNHYNLGIVYFKQKKDAEALREFLKAEELGKDDANVLEGLGEAYLSLREYDKSLDAYNKLLTTNRRNVKILSRIAEVYYEKGELDRAYDFYHRITTYEPASENARIAYLNMGNILDDTQRYREAIEAYQRALAISPKDDAALFNLGIAYKHAKKPELAIETWRKAADLNPENPQPLLALADYYYENNHYDLAMDEYQRILRRWPDLQDAHFTLATVYYKRGQNEYAIEEYKRVIEINDRNDYARKAYINLGILESGSPKGGEAGMEKAQNYIQKALVMKPNDAEALLSLGMMYMKKEMYDRAIDTFLQAQRATNDPKISAETNNNIGKSYYKMGKFKKALQAFTRGIEDDPTNEELRMNRRVAMQAYENEVQRR, from the coding sequence GTGAGCCCAACGGGAAAAAGTAGGTTTACCATGGCGCCGGACGATCCCGGGGACGACCTGATCGATCCCGCCGATATCCGGAGAAACCGCATCAACCTCTCGCCGGAGGAGCGTCGGCGGAGGCTCAAACCCGCCATCATCGTCGCGGGCGTCACGCTGCTGGCGGTGGGCGCCATTCTCCTGGTCACCGCGGTGATCAAGAAGCCCCAGCTTTTCTCTCCCAAAGACAAGGACAAGCGCGTATCCGACGACGCCGTGTTCTCGGGCGGCGATAAAGCCGAGCTGCCCGACGGGCGCTACGAGAACACGAACCTGCGCCGCGGGATCGAGAGCTATCGCAAGGGCTATTTCAAGGATGCACTCGCGGAATTCTCCGAGGCCGTTGAGTCCGACGCGAGCGACGAGGAAAAGGCCGTCGCCCTCACCTACTCCGGCATTATCTACGACGAGAAGGGCGAGGCGGCGAAGGCGATTGAGCTTTACAACCGCGCGATCCGGTACGACCGCAAGAATCCCCTCATCTACCGGAACCTCGCGCTCGCCTACCGGCACAAGAAGGACTACGAGAAGGCGGGCGAGGCGGCCGAAAAGGCCGTGGACGCGGACTCGAAGAGCGTGAAGAACCGGATACTGCTGGGAAACATCCAGTTCGAGAAGGGCAACTTCAAGGACGCCGCGAAGGAATTCGAAACGGTACTCGACATGGAGTCGGACAACCCGGCGGCGCTGTACAACCTGGGGATGACGCTTTTCAAGAAGGGAGACGAGGCCTCCGCGATCGAGTATTTCAAGCGCGCCGGGACCGCCGACCGTATCGGCGAAATCGCGCGGCTCGCGTATGGAAAGCTGGGCGTGATCTACACCGAGCGCCGCGACTACGACCAGGCCGAAAAGTTCCTCTCCCTCGCGACGAATATCGCCCCGAAGGACCCCGTGAATCACTACAACCTGGGCATCGTGTACTTCAAGCAGAAGAAGGACGCCGAGGCCCTCCGCGAGTTCCTCAAGGCGGAGGAGCTGGGCAAGGACGACGCGAACGTCCTCGAGGGACTGGGAGAGGCCTATCTGTCCCTCCGCGAATACGACAAGAGCCTGGACGCGTACAACAAGCTGCTGACCACCAACCGGCGCAACGTGAAGATCCTCTCGCGCATCGCCGAGGTCTATTATGAAAAAGGCGAGCTCGACCGCGCCTACGATTTTTATCACAGGATCACGACCTACGAGCCCGCATCCGAGAACGCGCGGATCGCCTACCTAAACATGGGCAACATCCTGGACGATACGCAGCGCTACCGTGAGGCGATAGAGGCGTACCAGAGGGCGCTCGCTATCAGCCCCAAGGACGACGCGGCCCTCTTCAACCTGGGGATCGCGTACAAGCACGCCAAAAAGCCCGAGCTCGCGATCGAAACCTGGCGCAAGGCCGCCGATCTGAACCCCGAAAACCCGCAGCCGCTGCTCGCGCTCGCCGATTACTATTATGAGAACAACCATTACGACCTCGCGATGGACGAGTACCAGCGGATACTCCGCCGATGGCCGGATTTACAGGACGCGCATTTCACCCTCGCGACCGTGTATTACAAGCGGGGCCAGAACGAGTACGCGATCGAGGAGTACAAGCGGGTGATCGAGATCAACGACCGGAACGACTACGCGCGCAAGGCGTATATCAACCTGGGAATCCTGGAGTCCGGTTCGCCCAAGGGCGGCGAGGCGGGCATGGAGAAGGCGCAGAACTACATCCAGAAGGCGCTCGTCATGAAGCCCAACGACGCCGAGGCGCTGCTTTCCCTGGGGATGATGTACATGAAAAAGGAGATGTACGACCGCGCGATCGACACCTTCCTGCAGGCGCAGCGCGCGACGAACGACCCGAAGATATCCGCCGAGACCAACAACAACATAGGAAAAAGCTACTATAAGATGGGGAAGTTCAAGAAAGCGCTCCAGGCGTTCACCCGCGGGATCGAGGACGATCCCACCAATGAGGAACTGCGCATGAACCGCAGGGTCGCGATGCAGGCCTACGAAAACGAGGTGCAGCGGCGCTGA